Below is a genomic region from Streptomyces sp. RPA4-2.
CGCTTTGCGTGTTTACGGTTTTGGACCGCTCACATCCCCGTCACACGGATCCAAGGACGCATTCCATATGAAGCAGTCTGCTGCCAAGACCCTCGGTGTCGCCGCTCTCGGTGCCGCTTTCGCCGCCGCCGGCGCCGGCGCCGCGAACGCGGCACCGGCCGTGCCCGACGCCTCCTCGGCGCTGGACACCGTCACCCAGGCGCTGCCCGCGCAGAGTGTGGCCAATGCGCTGCCGGGCGCGGGTCAGGCGCTTGCCCAGGGTCAGAGCGCGCTCGGTGCGGGTGTGACGGCCGCCCAGCCCGCCGCCGCGAAGGTGCTCGCGAACGGCCCCACCGCGCCGGTGGCCGGGCTGCTCGGCGGTCTGCCGCTGCAGGGCCTGCCGACGCACGGACTGCCGGTGAACGGACTGCCGCTCGGCTGACCCACGCCGTCCGGGCTCCGGCCCGTACACGCGACGACGCGT
It encodes:
- a CDS encoding ATP-binding protein, which produces MKQSAAKTLGVAALGAAFAAAGAGAANAAPAVPDASSALDTVTQALPAQSVANALPGAGQALAQGQSALGAGVTAAQPAAAKVLANGPTAPVAGLLGGLPLQGLPTHGLPVNGLPLG